In Methanobacterium formicicum, the genomic stretch GAGCGTGTTGGAGAGGTTTTAATGAAAACTAACTACATAAACCCGGAAAATATGGTCAAACCCCGGGGTTACTCCCAGGCAATATCAGTCAAGGGAAATCACCAGACAATTTATATTGGTGGACAGAATGCGGTTGATGAGGAGGGAGTTCTAGTAGGAAAGGGTGATCTTAAAAAGCAGACAGAACAGGTTCTATCCAATATTGATAAAATTCTAGAAGAATGCCATGCTAAACTGGAGAATGTGGTTAAATTCAACATTTACCTTGTTCAGGGACAGAATCCACAGGAGGGCTTTCAGGTTTTCCAGGAAAAATGGAAGGGGAATATTAATTTCCCCACTGTAACCGTTCTTTTCATATCCGGACTGGGTAATCCCGATTGGCTGGTTGAGATAGATGCCGTGGCCATAACCCCGGAATAGATCCCTATTCCGATGTTTTTGACTCTATCCCCTACATAAACAGGGTTTGAAATAAACTGATTTGATGAAAATTCCAAGTACCCCCGAGAGCTATTTTTTCAGGTTTTCCTGCACCCGGAAGAGGACCATCTTTCTCACCAGGTCCAGGGGTACCGGTTCATCCAGGGGAAATTGTACGGTCCCTTTTGATGTGTTGTAATGTGAAAGTTCTTCTTTGAAGGCCTTTATTGCAGAAGGGGTGGGATAAAATCCTATATGATTTTTATAGGCAGCAAAATGTACCAAATTACCTTTTAACCGGAAAGTGGGCATTCCGTAGCTAATGGTTTCTTCAGCTTCGGGTGCTGATTCCCGGATAGTTTCCCTCATTTCCTCCAAAATGCCCTGAATATCTGGGGGAAATGAAGATATGTACTCGTCTACTGTTTGAATTTTCTTTGATACCATGGATTCAACCTCCCGGAAGATATTATTGGATAAGAATAAAGATTAGGAATATTTGAGGGGCACTCTAAAGATATCCGATAGTAAGGCATGGATAAAGGATAGGGGAATTAAAAAGGTGGCTAAAATCATACTGATTTCATAGGATAAACTGCTCCTTGGGTCTGCTTTACCCCTCAACCGGTTGAAAAATGAGCTCCAGGGAATACCATAGGTGTTTCCAATCATTATGGTGCGTATGGATCCCAGGATACCTTTGGCTTTGGATGGCCCATAGATTTCCACTATACGTTCCCATGATTCGGGGGTGGGGTTTCCACGGGTGTCGGCGTAGTGCTGGGCAAACATCACTGCCGGGAGTTCCGGGGCAGGGACATCTTCCATTATACCATGGAGCATTTTTTGGATTTCTTCACTGGTCATTCCACTCTCCAGGGCCCTTTTGGAGTGAGCATAGGAACACAGGGCACAATCATTGACCTCCGTCACCCTTAACATTAGTCTTTCCACAAATTTTTGGTCTAATTCCCGGTTCCTTCTGGCTTTAAACATAAATCTAATGGTCCGCATTCCCTGGTAAAATATCCAGTAGGATTCTCTAACTGAATAAAGTTCCCGCCCAAATCCGGGTTCTTTTTTCGGGTTAACTTCTCCTTCTTTGGTCTTCATGACTTCTCCCCAGATTGCTACCCATGATAGGTGTGATTATTTTTTATGAGTGGGAAAGTATTTGAAAGTTGGTATCATTCCTTAATTTAATCAATTGCCCTGATTTATTACCTTCTATTCCTTCGGTTAAGGTTGAATGATTTCTATTCCTTTAAA encodes the following:
- a CDS encoding RidA family protein, producing MKTNYINPENMVKPRGYSQAISVKGNHQTIYIGGQNAVDEEGVLVGKGDLKKQTEQVLSNIDKILEECHAKLENVVKFNIYLVQGQNPQEGFQVFQEKWKGNINFPTVTVLFISGLGNPDWLVEIDAVAITPE
- a CDS encoding iron chaperone, whose amino-acid sequence is MVSKKIQTVDEYISSFPPDIQGILEEMRETIRESAPEAEETISYGMPTFRLKGNLVHFAAYKNHIGFYPTPSAIKAFKEELSHYNTSKGTVQFPLDEPVPLDLVRKMVLFRVQENLKK
- a CDS encoding carboxymuconolactone decarboxylase family protein, producing the protein MKTKEGEVNPKKEPGFGRELYSVRESYWIFYQGMRTIRFMFKARRNRELDQKFVERLMLRVTEVNDCALCSYAHSKRALESGMTSEEIQKMLHGIMEDVPAPELPAVMFAQHYADTRGNPTPESWERIVEIYGPSKAKGILGSIRTIMIGNTYGIPWSSFFNRLRGKADPRSSLSYEISMILATFLIPLSFIHALLSDIFRVPLKYS